The Manis javanica isolate MJ-LG chromosome 4, MJ_LKY, whole genome shotgun sequence genome contains a region encoding:
- the CELF3 gene encoding CUGBP Elav-like family member 3 isoform X6: MKEPDAIKLFVGQIPRHLEEKDLKPIFEQFGRIFELTVIKDKYTGLHKGCAFLTYCARDSALKAQSALHEQKTLPGMNRPIQVKPADSESRGDRKLFVGMLGKQQTDEDVRKMFEPFGTIDECTVLRGPDGTSKGCAFVKFQTHAEAQAAIHTLHNSRTLPGASSSLVVKFADTEKERGLRRMQQVASQLGMFSPIALQFGAYSAYTQALIQQQAALVAAHSAYLSPMATMAAVQMQHMAAINANGLIATPITPSSGTSTPPAIAATPVSAIPAALGVNGYSPVPTQPTGQPATDALYPNGVHPYPAQSPAAPVDPLQQAYAGMQHYTAAYPTAYSLVAPAFPQPPALVAQQPPPPPQQQQPQQPQPQQREGPDGCNIFIYHLPQEFTDSEILQMFVPFGHVISAKVFVDRATNQSKCFGFVSFDNPASAQAAIQAMNGFQIGMKRLKVQLKRPKDANRPY; this comes from the exons ATGAAGGAGCCGGATGCCATCAAGCTGTTTGTGGGGCAGATTCCGAGGCATCTGGAGGAAAAGGATCTGAAGCCCATCTTTGAACAGTTTGGTCGCATCTTCGAGCTGACTGTCATCAAGGACAAGTACACTGGGCTGCACAAGG GATGTGCCTTCCTGACATACTGTGCCCGCGATTCAGCCCTGAAGGCCCAGAGCGCCCTGCACGAACAGAAGACGCTTCCAGGG ATGAACAGGCCCATTCAGGTCAAGCCAGCCGACAGCGAGAGTCGAGGAG ACCGGAAGCTCTTTGTGGGGATGCTAGGGAAGCAGCAGACAGATGAGGACGTTAGGAAGATGTTCGAGCCTTTCGGGACCATAGATGAGTGCACTGTGCTCCGGGGGCCAGATGGCACCAGCAAAG GCTGTGCCTTTGTGAAGTTCCAGACCCATGCTGAGGCCCAAGCCGCCATCCACACCCTCCACAACAGCCGGACCCTGCCA GGTGCCTCATCCAGCCTGGTGGTGAAGTTTGCTGACACCGAGAAGGAGCGAGGTCTCCGCAGAATGCAGCAGGTGGCGAGCCAGCTAGGCATGTTCAGCCCCATCGCTCTCCAGTTCGGAGCCTACAGCGCCTACACCCAGGCT ctgATACAGCAGCAGGCAGCGCTGGTGGCAGCGCACAGCGCCTACCTCAGCCCCATGGCCACCATGGCTGCTGTGCAGATGCAGCACATGGCTGCCATCAACGCCAATGGCCTCATTGCCACCCCCATCACCCCCTCCTCAG GAACCAGCACCCCTCCCGCCATCGCTGCCACACCCGTGTCTGCAATTCCTGCTGCCCTGGGTGTCAACGGCTACAGCCCAGTGCCCACCCAGCCCACCGGGCAGCCTGCCACTGATGCTTTGTATCCCAACGGGGTTCACCCCTACCCAG CCCAGAGCCCCGCGGCCCCCGTGGACCCCCTCCAGCAGGCCTACGCGGGGATGCAGCACTATACAG CAGCCTACCCCACAGCCTACAGCCTGGTGGCACCTGCATTCCCGCAACCTCCTGCCCTGGTCGCACAGCAGCCCCCACCGCccccccagcagcagcagccgcaGCAGCCCCAGCCGCAGCAGCGGGAAG GCCCTGATGGCTGCAATATCTTCATCTACCACCTGCCCCAGGAGTTCACTGACTCAGAAATCCTCCAGATGTTTGTCCCCTTTGGCCATGTCATCTCAGCCAAAGTCTTTGTTGACCGGGCTACCAATCAGAGCAAGTGTTTTG GCTTTGTGAGTTTCGACAATCCAGCCAGTGCCCAGGCTGCCATCCAAGCCATGAACGGTTTCCAGATTGGCATGAAGCGCCTCAAAGTCCAGCTAAAGCGGCCTAAGGATGCCAACCGGCCCTACTGA
- the RIIAD1 gene encoding RIIa domain-containing protein 1 isoform X3, protein MATLQGGPLGPLPDPGALSPAQVEQLRNLKRNVFEETRQHRRIRCRVIWKQESLVAASVGFQAALGCVYYCKAYKDSH, encoded by the exons ATGGCGACTCTGCAGGGCGGGCCTCTGGGGCCCCTCCCGGACCCCGGGGCCCTGAGCCCCGCGCAGGTAGAGCAGCTGCGCAACTTAAAG AGAAATGTTTTTGAAGAGACCAGACAACATCGAAGAATTCGCTGCAG GGTCATCTGGAAGCAAGAGAGCCTTGTTGCCGCCAGTGTGGGTTTCCAAGCTGCCTTGGGCTGTGTCTACTACTGTAAAGCTTATAAAGATTCTCATTAA
- the RIIAD1 gene encoding RIIa domain-containing protein 1 isoform X1 → MATLQGGPLGPLPDPGALSPAQVEQLRNLKIQTRIANEKYLRTHREVDLLLSGFLREMFLKRPDNIEEFAADYFTDPRLPNKIHMQLIKEKKVAN, encoded by the exons ATGGCGACTCTGCAGGGCGGGCCTCTGGGGCCCCTCCCGGACCCCGGGGCCCTGAGCCCCGCGCAGGTAGAGCAGCTGCGCAACTTAAAG ATTCAGACTCGGATTGCTAATGAAAAGTATCTAAGGACGCACAGAGAAGTGGACTTGCTCCTAAGTGGTTTCCTCCG AGAAATGTTTTTGAAGAGACCAGACAACATCGAAGAATTCGCTGCAG ACTATTTCACGGATCCAAGACTTCCCAACAAGATTCACATGCAGCTAATTAAGGAGAAGAAAGTAGCTAATTAG
- the CELF3 gene encoding CUGBP Elav-like family member 3 isoform X2, whose amino-acid sequence MKEPDAIKLFVGQIPRHLEEKDLKPIFEQFGRIFELTVIKDKYTGLHKGCAFLTYCARDSALKAQSALHEQKTLPGMNRPIQVKPADSESRGEDRKLFVGMLGKQQTDEDVRKMFEPFGTIDECTVLRGPDGTSKGCAFVKFQTHAEAQAAIHTLHNSRTLPGASSSLVVKFADTEKERGLRRMQQVASQLGMFSPIALQFGAYSAYTQALIQQQAALVAAHSAYLSPMATMAAVQMQHMAAINANGLIATPITPSSGTSTPPAIAATPVSAIPAALGVNGYSPVPTQPTGQPATDALYPNGVHPYPAQSPAAPVDPLQQAYAGMQHYTAYPTAYSLVAPAFPQPPALVAQQPPPPPQQQQPQQPQPQQREGVPGQGPAGPDGCNIFIYHLPQEFTDSEILQMFVPFGHVISAKVFVDRATNQSKCFGFVSFDNPASAQAAIQAMNGFQIGMKRLKVQLKRPKDANRPY is encoded by the exons ATGAAGGAGCCGGATGCCATCAAGCTGTTTGTGGGGCAGATTCCGAGGCATCTGGAGGAAAAGGATCTGAAGCCCATCTTTGAACAGTTTGGTCGCATCTTCGAGCTGACTGTCATCAAGGACAAGTACACTGGGCTGCACAAGG GATGTGCCTTCCTGACATACTGTGCCCGCGATTCAGCCCTGAAGGCCCAGAGCGCCCTGCACGAACAGAAGACGCTTCCAGGG ATGAACAGGCCCATTCAGGTCAAGCCAGCCGACAGCGAGAGTCGAGGAG AAGACCGGAAGCTCTTTGTGGGGATGCTAGGGAAGCAGCAGACAGATGAGGACGTTAGGAAGATGTTCGAGCCTTTCGGGACCATAGATGAGTGCACTGTGCTCCGGGGGCCAGATGGCACCAGCAAAG GCTGTGCCTTTGTGAAGTTCCAGACCCATGCTGAGGCCCAAGCCGCCATCCACACCCTCCACAACAGCCGGACCCTGCCA GGTGCCTCATCCAGCCTGGTGGTGAAGTTTGCTGACACCGAGAAGGAGCGAGGTCTCCGCAGAATGCAGCAGGTGGCGAGCCAGCTAGGCATGTTCAGCCCCATCGCTCTCCAGTTCGGAGCCTACAGCGCCTACACCCAGGCT ctgATACAGCAGCAGGCAGCGCTGGTGGCAGCGCACAGCGCCTACCTCAGCCCCATGGCCACCATGGCTGCTGTGCAGATGCAGCACATGGCTGCCATCAACGCCAATGGCCTCATTGCCACCCCCATCACCCCCTCCTCAG GAACCAGCACCCCTCCCGCCATCGCTGCCACACCCGTGTCTGCAATTCCTGCTGCCCTGGGTGTCAACGGCTACAGCCCAGTGCCCACCCAGCCCACCGGGCAGCCTGCCACTGATGCTTTGTATCCCAACGGGGTTCACCCCTACCCAG CCCAGAGCCCCGCGGCCCCCGTGGACCCCCTCCAGCAGGCCTACGCGGGGATGCAGCACTATACAG CCTACCCCACAGCCTACAGCCTGGTGGCACCTGCATTCCCGCAACCTCCTGCCCTGGTCGCACAGCAGCCCCCACCGCccccccagcagcagcagccgcaGCAGCCCCAGCCGCAGCAGCGGGAAGGTGTGCCTGGGCAGGGTCCTGCTG GCCCTGATGGCTGCAATATCTTCATCTACCACCTGCCCCAGGAGTTCACTGACTCAGAAATCCTCCAGATGTTTGTCCCCTTTGGCCATGTCATCTCAGCCAAAGTCTTTGTTGACCGGGCTACCAATCAGAGCAAGTGTTTTG GCTTTGTGAGTTTCGACAATCCAGCCAGTGCCCAGGCTGCCATCCAAGCCATGAACGGTTTCCAGATTGGCATGAAGCGCCTCAAAGTCCAGCTAAAGCGGCCTAAGGATGCCAACCGGCCCTACTGA
- the CELF3 gene encoding CUGBP Elav-like family member 3 isoform X1 translates to MKEPDAIKLFVGQIPRHLEEKDLKPIFEQFGRIFELTVIKDKYTGLHKGCAFLTYCARDSALKAQSALHEQKTLPGMNRPIQVKPADSESRGEDRKLFVGMLGKQQTDEDVRKMFEPFGTIDECTVLRGPDGTSKGCAFVKFQTHAEAQAAIHTLHNSRTLPGASSSLVVKFADTEKERGLRRMQQVASQLGMFSPIALQFGAYSAYTQALIQQQAALVAAHSAYLSPMATMAAVQMQHMAAINANGLIATPITPSSGTSTPPAIAATPVSAIPAALGVNGYSPVPTQPTGQPATDALYPNGVHPYPAQSPAAPVDPLQQAYAGMQHYTAAYPTAYSLVAPAFPQPPALVAQQPPPPPQQQQPQQPQPQQREGVPGQGPAGPDGCNIFIYHLPQEFTDSEILQMFVPFGHVISAKVFVDRATNQSKCFGFVSFDNPASAQAAIQAMNGFQIGMKRLKVQLKRPKDANRPY, encoded by the exons ATGAAGGAGCCGGATGCCATCAAGCTGTTTGTGGGGCAGATTCCGAGGCATCTGGAGGAAAAGGATCTGAAGCCCATCTTTGAACAGTTTGGTCGCATCTTCGAGCTGACTGTCATCAAGGACAAGTACACTGGGCTGCACAAGG GATGTGCCTTCCTGACATACTGTGCCCGCGATTCAGCCCTGAAGGCCCAGAGCGCCCTGCACGAACAGAAGACGCTTCCAGGG ATGAACAGGCCCATTCAGGTCAAGCCAGCCGACAGCGAGAGTCGAGGAG AAGACCGGAAGCTCTTTGTGGGGATGCTAGGGAAGCAGCAGACAGATGAGGACGTTAGGAAGATGTTCGAGCCTTTCGGGACCATAGATGAGTGCACTGTGCTCCGGGGGCCAGATGGCACCAGCAAAG GCTGTGCCTTTGTGAAGTTCCAGACCCATGCTGAGGCCCAAGCCGCCATCCACACCCTCCACAACAGCCGGACCCTGCCA GGTGCCTCATCCAGCCTGGTGGTGAAGTTTGCTGACACCGAGAAGGAGCGAGGTCTCCGCAGAATGCAGCAGGTGGCGAGCCAGCTAGGCATGTTCAGCCCCATCGCTCTCCAGTTCGGAGCCTACAGCGCCTACACCCAGGCT ctgATACAGCAGCAGGCAGCGCTGGTGGCAGCGCACAGCGCCTACCTCAGCCCCATGGCCACCATGGCTGCTGTGCAGATGCAGCACATGGCTGCCATCAACGCCAATGGCCTCATTGCCACCCCCATCACCCCCTCCTCAG GAACCAGCACCCCTCCCGCCATCGCTGCCACACCCGTGTCTGCAATTCCTGCTGCCCTGGGTGTCAACGGCTACAGCCCAGTGCCCACCCAGCCCACCGGGCAGCCTGCCACTGATGCTTTGTATCCCAACGGGGTTCACCCCTACCCAG CCCAGAGCCCCGCGGCCCCCGTGGACCCCCTCCAGCAGGCCTACGCGGGGATGCAGCACTATACAG CAGCCTACCCCACAGCCTACAGCCTGGTGGCACCTGCATTCCCGCAACCTCCTGCCCTGGTCGCACAGCAGCCCCCACCGCccccccagcagcagcagccgcaGCAGCCCCAGCCGCAGCAGCGGGAAGGTGTGCCTGGGCAGGGTCCTGCTG GCCCTGATGGCTGCAATATCTTCATCTACCACCTGCCCCAGGAGTTCACTGACTCAGAAATCCTCCAGATGTTTGTCCCCTTTGGCCATGTCATCTCAGCCAAAGTCTTTGTTGACCGGGCTACCAATCAGAGCAAGTGTTTTG GCTTTGTGAGTTTCGACAATCCAGCCAGTGCCCAGGCTGCCATCCAAGCCATGAACGGTTTCCAGATTGGCATGAAGCGCCTCAAAGTCCAGCTAAAGCGGCCTAAGGATGCCAACCGGCCCTACTGA
- the RIIAD1 gene encoding RIIa domain-containing protein 1 isoform X2: MATLQGGPLGPLPDPGALSPAQVEQLRNLKIQTRIANEKYLRTHREVDLLLSGFLRVIWKQESLVAASVGFQAALGCVYYCKAYKDSH, translated from the exons ATGGCGACTCTGCAGGGCGGGCCTCTGGGGCCCCTCCCGGACCCCGGGGCCCTGAGCCCCGCGCAGGTAGAGCAGCTGCGCAACTTAAAG ATTCAGACTCGGATTGCTAATGAAAAGTATCTAAGGACGCACAGAGAAGTGGACTTGCTCCTAAGTGGTTTCCTCCG GGTCATCTGGAAGCAAGAGAGCCTTGTTGCCGCCAGTGTGGGTTTCCAAGCTGCCTTGGGCTGTGTCTACTACTGTAAAGCTTATAAAGATTCTCATTAA
- the CELF3 gene encoding CUGBP Elav-like family member 3 isoform X5 → MKEPDAIKLFVGQIPRHLEEKDLKPIFEQFGRIFELTVIKDKYTGLHKGCAFLTYCARDSALKAQSALHEQKTLPGMNRPIQVKPADSESRGEDRKLFVGMLGKQQTDEDVRKMFEPFGTIDECTVLRGPDGTSKGCAFVKFQTHAEAQAAIHTLHNSRTLPGASSSLVVKFADTEKERGLRRMQQVASQLGMFSPIALQFGAYSAYTQALIQQQAALVAAHSAYLSPMATMAAVQMQHMAAINANGLIATPITPSSGTSTPPAIAATPVSAIPAALGVNGYSPVPTQPTGQPATDALYPNGVHPYPAQSPAAPVDPLQQAYAGMQHYTAYPTAYSLVAPAFPQPPALVAQQPPPPPQQQQPQQPQPQQREGPDGCNIFIYHLPQEFTDSEILQMFVPFGHVISAKVFVDRATNQSKCFGFVSFDNPASAQAAIQAMNGFQIGMKRLKVQLKRPKDANRPY, encoded by the exons ATGAAGGAGCCGGATGCCATCAAGCTGTTTGTGGGGCAGATTCCGAGGCATCTGGAGGAAAAGGATCTGAAGCCCATCTTTGAACAGTTTGGTCGCATCTTCGAGCTGACTGTCATCAAGGACAAGTACACTGGGCTGCACAAGG GATGTGCCTTCCTGACATACTGTGCCCGCGATTCAGCCCTGAAGGCCCAGAGCGCCCTGCACGAACAGAAGACGCTTCCAGGG ATGAACAGGCCCATTCAGGTCAAGCCAGCCGACAGCGAGAGTCGAGGAG AAGACCGGAAGCTCTTTGTGGGGATGCTAGGGAAGCAGCAGACAGATGAGGACGTTAGGAAGATGTTCGAGCCTTTCGGGACCATAGATGAGTGCACTGTGCTCCGGGGGCCAGATGGCACCAGCAAAG GCTGTGCCTTTGTGAAGTTCCAGACCCATGCTGAGGCCCAAGCCGCCATCCACACCCTCCACAACAGCCGGACCCTGCCA GGTGCCTCATCCAGCCTGGTGGTGAAGTTTGCTGACACCGAGAAGGAGCGAGGTCTCCGCAGAATGCAGCAGGTGGCGAGCCAGCTAGGCATGTTCAGCCCCATCGCTCTCCAGTTCGGAGCCTACAGCGCCTACACCCAGGCT ctgATACAGCAGCAGGCAGCGCTGGTGGCAGCGCACAGCGCCTACCTCAGCCCCATGGCCACCATGGCTGCTGTGCAGATGCAGCACATGGCTGCCATCAACGCCAATGGCCTCATTGCCACCCCCATCACCCCCTCCTCAG GAACCAGCACCCCTCCCGCCATCGCTGCCACACCCGTGTCTGCAATTCCTGCTGCCCTGGGTGTCAACGGCTACAGCCCAGTGCCCACCCAGCCCACCGGGCAGCCTGCCACTGATGCTTTGTATCCCAACGGGGTTCACCCCTACCCAG CCCAGAGCCCCGCGGCCCCCGTGGACCCCCTCCAGCAGGCCTACGCGGGGATGCAGCACTATACAG CCTACCCCACAGCCTACAGCCTGGTGGCACCTGCATTCCCGCAACCTCCTGCCCTGGTCGCACAGCAGCCCCCACCGCccccccagcagcagcagccgcaGCAGCCCCAGCCGCAGCAGCGGGAAG GCCCTGATGGCTGCAATATCTTCATCTACCACCTGCCCCAGGAGTTCACTGACTCAGAAATCCTCCAGATGTTTGTCCCCTTTGGCCATGTCATCTCAGCCAAAGTCTTTGTTGACCGGGCTACCAATCAGAGCAAGTGTTTTG GCTTTGTGAGTTTCGACAATCCAGCCAGTGCCCAGGCTGCCATCCAAGCCATGAACGGTTTCCAGATTGGCATGAAGCGCCTCAAAGTCCAGCTAAAGCGGCCTAAGGATGCCAACCGGCCCTACTGA
- the CELF3 gene encoding CUGBP Elav-like family member 3 isoform X3, whose product MKEPDAIKLFVGQIPRHLEEKDLKPIFEQFGRIFELTVIKDKYTGLHKGCAFLTYCARDSALKAQSALHEQKTLPGMNRPIQVKPADSESRGDRKLFVGMLGKQQTDEDVRKMFEPFGTIDECTVLRGPDGTSKGCAFVKFQTHAEAQAAIHTLHNSRTLPGASSSLVVKFADTEKERGLRRMQQVASQLGMFSPIALQFGAYSAYTQALIQQQAALVAAHSAYLSPMATMAAVQMQHMAAINANGLIATPITPSSGTSTPPAIAATPVSAIPAALGVNGYSPVPTQPTGQPATDALYPNGVHPYPAQSPAAPVDPLQQAYAGMQHYTAAYPTAYSLVAPAFPQPPALVAQQPPPPPQQQQPQQPQPQQREGVPGQGPAGPDGCNIFIYHLPQEFTDSEILQMFVPFGHVISAKVFVDRATNQSKCFGFVSFDNPASAQAAIQAMNGFQIGMKRLKVQLKRPKDANRPY is encoded by the exons ATGAAGGAGCCGGATGCCATCAAGCTGTTTGTGGGGCAGATTCCGAGGCATCTGGAGGAAAAGGATCTGAAGCCCATCTTTGAACAGTTTGGTCGCATCTTCGAGCTGACTGTCATCAAGGACAAGTACACTGGGCTGCACAAGG GATGTGCCTTCCTGACATACTGTGCCCGCGATTCAGCCCTGAAGGCCCAGAGCGCCCTGCACGAACAGAAGACGCTTCCAGGG ATGAACAGGCCCATTCAGGTCAAGCCAGCCGACAGCGAGAGTCGAGGAG ACCGGAAGCTCTTTGTGGGGATGCTAGGGAAGCAGCAGACAGATGAGGACGTTAGGAAGATGTTCGAGCCTTTCGGGACCATAGATGAGTGCACTGTGCTCCGGGGGCCAGATGGCACCAGCAAAG GCTGTGCCTTTGTGAAGTTCCAGACCCATGCTGAGGCCCAAGCCGCCATCCACACCCTCCACAACAGCCGGACCCTGCCA GGTGCCTCATCCAGCCTGGTGGTGAAGTTTGCTGACACCGAGAAGGAGCGAGGTCTCCGCAGAATGCAGCAGGTGGCGAGCCAGCTAGGCATGTTCAGCCCCATCGCTCTCCAGTTCGGAGCCTACAGCGCCTACACCCAGGCT ctgATACAGCAGCAGGCAGCGCTGGTGGCAGCGCACAGCGCCTACCTCAGCCCCATGGCCACCATGGCTGCTGTGCAGATGCAGCACATGGCTGCCATCAACGCCAATGGCCTCATTGCCACCCCCATCACCCCCTCCTCAG GAACCAGCACCCCTCCCGCCATCGCTGCCACACCCGTGTCTGCAATTCCTGCTGCCCTGGGTGTCAACGGCTACAGCCCAGTGCCCACCCAGCCCACCGGGCAGCCTGCCACTGATGCTTTGTATCCCAACGGGGTTCACCCCTACCCAG CCCAGAGCCCCGCGGCCCCCGTGGACCCCCTCCAGCAGGCCTACGCGGGGATGCAGCACTATACAG CAGCCTACCCCACAGCCTACAGCCTGGTGGCACCTGCATTCCCGCAACCTCCTGCCCTGGTCGCACAGCAGCCCCCACCGCccccccagcagcagcagccgcaGCAGCCCCAGCCGCAGCAGCGGGAAGGTGTGCCTGGGCAGGGTCCTGCTG GCCCTGATGGCTGCAATATCTTCATCTACCACCTGCCCCAGGAGTTCACTGACTCAGAAATCCTCCAGATGTTTGTCCCCTTTGGCCATGTCATCTCAGCCAAAGTCTTTGTTGACCGGGCTACCAATCAGAGCAAGTGTTTTG GCTTTGTGAGTTTCGACAATCCAGCCAGTGCCCAGGCTGCCATCCAAGCCATGAACGGTTTCCAGATTGGCATGAAGCGCCTCAAAGTCCAGCTAAAGCGGCCTAAGGATGCCAACCGGCCCTACTGA
- the CELF3 gene encoding CUGBP Elav-like family member 3 isoform X4 translates to MKEPDAIKLFVGQIPRHLEEKDLKPIFEQFGRIFELTVIKDKYTGLHKGCAFLTYCARDSALKAQSALHEQKTLPGMNRPIQVKPADSESRGEDRKLFVGMLGKQQTDEDVRKMFEPFGTIDECTVLRGPDGTSKGCAFVKFQTHAEAQAAIHTLHNSRTLPGASSSLVVKFADTEKERGLRRMQQVASQLGMFSPIALQFGAYSAYTQALIQQQAALVAAHSAYLSPMATMAAVQMQHMAAINANGLIATPITPSSGTSTPPAIAATPVSAIPAALGVNGYSPVPTQPTGQPATDALYPNGVHPYPAQSPAAPVDPLQQAYAGMQHYTAAYPTAYSLVAPAFPQPPALVAQQPPPPPQQQQPQQPQPQQREGPDGCNIFIYHLPQEFTDSEILQMFVPFGHVISAKVFVDRATNQSKCFGFVSFDNPASAQAAIQAMNGFQIGMKRLKVQLKRPKDANRPY, encoded by the exons ATGAAGGAGCCGGATGCCATCAAGCTGTTTGTGGGGCAGATTCCGAGGCATCTGGAGGAAAAGGATCTGAAGCCCATCTTTGAACAGTTTGGTCGCATCTTCGAGCTGACTGTCATCAAGGACAAGTACACTGGGCTGCACAAGG GATGTGCCTTCCTGACATACTGTGCCCGCGATTCAGCCCTGAAGGCCCAGAGCGCCCTGCACGAACAGAAGACGCTTCCAGGG ATGAACAGGCCCATTCAGGTCAAGCCAGCCGACAGCGAGAGTCGAGGAG AAGACCGGAAGCTCTTTGTGGGGATGCTAGGGAAGCAGCAGACAGATGAGGACGTTAGGAAGATGTTCGAGCCTTTCGGGACCATAGATGAGTGCACTGTGCTCCGGGGGCCAGATGGCACCAGCAAAG GCTGTGCCTTTGTGAAGTTCCAGACCCATGCTGAGGCCCAAGCCGCCATCCACACCCTCCACAACAGCCGGACCCTGCCA GGTGCCTCATCCAGCCTGGTGGTGAAGTTTGCTGACACCGAGAAGGAGCGAGGTCTCCGCAGAATGCAGCAGGTGGCGAGCCAGCTAGGCATGTTCAGCCCCATCGCTCTCCAGTTCGGAGCCTACAGCGCCTACACCCAGGCT ctgATACAGCAGCAGGCAGCGCTGGTGGCAGCGCACAGCGCCTACCTCAGCCCCATGGCCACCATGGCTGCTGTGCAGATGCAGCACATGGCTGCCATCAACGCCAATGGCCTCATTGCCACCCCCATCACCCCCTCCTCAG GAACCAGCACCCCTCCCGCCATCGCTGCCACACCCGTGTCTGCAATTCCTGCTGCCCTGGGTGTCAACGGCTACAGCCCAGTGCCCACCCAGCCCACCGGGCAGCCTGCCACTGATGCTTTGTATCCCAACGGGGTTCACCCCTACCCAG CCCAGAGCCCCGCGGCCCCCGTGGACCCCCTCCAGCAGGCCTACGCGGGGATGCAGCACTATACAG CAGCCTACCCCACAGCCTACAGCCTGGTGGCACCTGCATTCCCGCAACCTCCTGCCCTGGTCGCACAGCAGCCCCCACCGCccccccagcagcagcagccgcaGCAGCCCCAGCCGCAGCAGCGGGAAG GCCCTGATGGCTGCAATATCTTCATCTACCACCTGCCCCAGGAGTTCACTGACTCAGAAATCCTCCAGATGTTTGTCCCCTTTGGCCATGTCATCTCAGCCAAAGTCTTTGTTGACCGGGCTACCAATCAGAGCAAGTGTTTTG GCTTTGTGAGTTTCGACAATCCAGCCAGTGCCCAGGCTGCCATCCAAGCCATGAACGGTTTCCAGATTGGCATGAAGCGCCTCAAAGTCCAGCTAAAGCGGCCTAAGGATGCCAACCGGCCCTACTGA
- the CELF3 gene encoding CUGBP Elav-like family member 3 isoform X7, which yields MNRPIQVKPADSESRGEDRKLFVGMLGKQQTDEDVRKMFEPFGTIDECTVLRGPDGTSKGCAFVKFQTHAEAQAAIHTLHNSRTLPGASSSLVVKFADTEKERGLRRMQQVASQLGMFSPIALQFGAYSAYTQALIQQQAALVAAHSAYLSPMATMAAVQMQHMAAINANGLIATPITPSSGTSTPPAIAATPVSAIPAALGVNGYSPVPTQPTGQPATDALYPNGVHPYPAQSPAAPVDPLQQAYAGMQHYTAAYPTAYSLVAPAFPQPPALVAQQPPPPPQQQQPQQPQPQQREGVPGQGPAGPDGCNIFIYHLPQEFTDSEILQMFVPFGHVISAKVFVDRATNQSKCFGFVSFDNPASAQAAIQAMNGFQIGMKRLKVQLKRPKDANRPY from the exons ATGAACAGGCCCATTCAGGTCAAGCCAGCCGACAGCGAGAGTCGAGGAG AAGACCGGAAGCTCTTTGTGGGGATGCTAGGGAAGCAGCAGACAGATGAGGACGTTAGGAAGATGTTCGAGCCTTTCGGGACCATAGATGAGTGCACTGTGCTCCGGGGGCCAGATGGCACCAGCAAAG GCTGTGCCTTTGTGAAGTTCCAGACCCATGCTGAGGCCCAAGCCGCCATCCACACCCTCCACAACAGCCGGACCCTGCCA GGTGCCTCATCCAGCCTGGTGGTGAAGTTTGCTGACACCGAGAAGGAGCGAGGTCTCCGCAGAATGCAGCAGGTGGCGAGCCAGCTAGGCATGTTCAGCCCCATCGCTCTCCAGTTCGGAGCCTACAGCGCCTACACCCAGGCT ctgATACAGCAGCAGGCAGCGCTGGTGGCAGCGCACAGCGCCTACCTCAGCCCCATGGCCACCATGGCTGCTGTGCAGATGCAGCACATGGCTGCCATCAACGCCAATGGCCTCATTGCCACCCCCATCACCCCCTCCTCAG GAACCAGCACCCCTCCCGCCATCGCTGCCACACCCGTGTCTGCAATTCCTGCTGCCCTGGGTGTCAACGGCTACAGCCCAGTGCCCACCCAGCCCACCGGGCAGCCTGCCACTGATGCTTTGTATCCCAACGGGGTTCACCCCTACCCAG CCCAGAGCCCCGCGGCCCCCGTGGACCCCCTCCAGCAGGCCTACGCGGGGATGCAGCACTATACAG CAGCCTACCCCACAGCCTACAGCCTGGTGGCACCTGCATTCCCGCAACCTCCTGCCCTGGTCGCACAGCAGCCCCCACCGCccccccagcagcagcagccgcaGCAGCCCCAGCCGCAGCAGCGGGAAGGTGTGCCTGGGCAGGGTCCTGCTG GCCCTGATGGCTGCAATATCTTCATCTACCACCTGCCCCAGGAGTTCACTGACTCAGAAATCCTCCAGATGTTTGTCCCCTTTGGCCATGTCATCTCAGCCAAAGTCTTTGTTGACCGGGCTACCAATCAGAGCAAGTGTTTTG GCTTTGTGAGTTTCGACAATCCAGCCAGTGCCCAGGCTGCCATCCAAGCCATGAACGGTTTCCAGATTGGCATGAAGCGCCTCAAAGTCCAGCTAAAGCGGCCTAAGGATGCCAACCGGCCCTACTGA